From a region of the Dermatophagoides farinae isolate YC_2012a chromosome 3, ASM2471394v1, whole genome shotgun sequence genome:
- the HSPC300 gene encoding hematopoietic stem/progenitor cell protein 300, which produces MAAFPKEPINKTIQQDWANREYIEIITGSIKKIADFLNSFDRSCRGRLAELNEKLTSLERSIEHFEAKVSNSELVANQQQPQQQSNSNVNTTMIATNKPV; this is translated from the exons ATGGCAGCTTTTCCCAAAGAACcaatcaataaaacaatACAACAAGATTGGGCTAATCgtgaatatattgaaatcatAACGGGCagcattaaaaaaattgccgATTTTCTTAATTCTTTTg ATCGTTCATGTCGTGGACGATTAgcagaattgaatgaaaaattgacaagCCTTGAACGTAGTATCGAACATTTTGAAGCTAAAGTGAGTAATAGTGAATTAGTagcaaatcaacaacaaccacaacaacaatctaatTCAAATGTCAATACTACGATGATAGCAACTAATAAGCCAGTttga